A window of the Streptomyces formicae genome harbors these coding sequences:
- a CDS encoding class II aldolase/adducin family protein, translating to MTRRQSSERQSTGQRGAEQDAQAGQGERHGQDGQGERHGQDGQGERPGHDVIGRAWAELVATARRTAADGLVVGTSGNVSVRVATEDGDLVLVTPSGVPYDRLGAGDAVGVGLDGRQRLGELTPTSELPLHLEIYRATDAAAVVHTHAVHATAVSTLVTELPLIHYMAAALGGPVRVAPYALYGTEELAGNMLGALADRTGCLLQNHGTVTYGNSLDQAYDRTAQLEWMCRLWLAASSVPGREPFLLSRAQLDEVVDKLRGYGQHPAR from the coding sequence ATGACCAGGCGGCAGAGCAGCGAGCGGCAGAGCACCGGGCAGCGGGGCGCCGAGCAGGACGCACAGGCCGGGCAGGGCGAACGGCACGGGCAGGACGGGCAGGGCGAGCGGCACGGGCAGGACGGGCAGGGCGAGCGGCCTGGGCATGACGTGATCGGGCGGGCGTGGGCCGAGCTCGTCGCCACGGCCCGCAGGACCGCGGCGGACGGGCTTGTCGTCGGCACCTCGGGCAACGTCTCCGTACGGGTCGCCACCGAGGACGGCGACCTCGTCCTCGTCACGCCCAGCGGTGTCCCGTACGACCGGCTCGGCGCCGGGGACGCCGTCGGCGTCGGCCTCGACGGGCGCCAGCGGCTGGGCGAGCTCACCCCCACCAGCGAGCTGCCGCTGCACCTGGAGATCTACCGCGCCACCGACGCGGCCGCCGTCGTGCACACCCACGCCGTGCACGCCACCGCCGTCTCCACCCTGGTCACGGAGCTGCCGCTGATCCACTACATGGCCGCGGCACTCGGCGGGCCCGTCCGCGTCGCCCCCTACGCCCTCTACGGCACCGAAGAGTTGGCCGGGAACATGCTCGGCGCCCTTGCGGACCGCACGGGCTGTCTGCTCCAGAACCACGGGACCGTCACCTACGGAAACTCACTCGATCAGGCGTACGACCGCACCGCGCAGCTGGAGTGGATGTGCCGGCTCTGGCTCGCGGCGAGCTCCGTGCCCGGTCGGGAGCCGTTCCTGCTCTCCCGCGCCCAGCTCGACGAGGTCGTCGACAAGCTCCGCGGCTACGGGCAGCACCCGGCTCGCTGA
- a CDS encoding alpha/beta hydrolase: protein MRPATATAAAVTTLIGLGAATFAAGRYASDAALKAPAGRPLPGEPRLTVHATGPGRITLTRSLVAVRPGTYGLTGTGVHAVVGPVLEDVPHAADTVVRRLESVAHGSLDIGTKVRLTPQLHTGTPSSALGIDHQDVVIPGELGTLPAWVVPGPRGTWIIAVHGLGGTREHALNLLPFLAGRRLPVLAIAYRGDPGAPVSPDGLGHLGDTEWRDLDAAVRYAVGAGAERVILHGWSTGASMALHAAANSVHRDRIAGLVLDSPMLDWEATLRALATARRTPSVLLPLAVRAAQGRTGLHGNRLQEAADPDALRVPTLIFHGPDDRLAPWAPSRELAARRPDLVTLQTVPDAPHAAMWNADPARYEEALRRFLTPLI from the coding sequence GTGCGCCCGGCTACAGCGACGGCAGCGGCCGTCACCACCCTCATCGGTCTCGGTGCGGCCACGTTCGCGGCCGGCCGTTATGCCAGCGACGCCGCGCTGAAGGCGCCCGCCGGCCGGCCGCTGCCCGGCGAGCCCCGGCTCACCGTGCACGCGACAGGGCCTGGCCGCATCACCCTGACCCGCAGCCTCGTCGCCGTCCGCCCCGGCACCTACGGCCTCACCGGCACCGGTGTGCACGCGGTCGTCGGGCCCGTGCTGGAGGACGTGCCGCACGCCGCGGACACCGTCGTGCGGCGGCTGGAGAGCGTGGCGCACGGCAGCCTCGACATCGGCACCAAGGTGCGGCTCACCCCGCAGCTGCACACCGGCACGCCGAGCAGCGCCCTCGGGATCGACCACCAGGACGTGGTGATCCCGGGCGAACTCGGCACCCTGCCCGCCTGGGTCGTCCCCGGCCCGCGCGGCACCTGGATCATCGCCGTGCACGGCCTGGGCGGCACCCGCGAGCACGCCCTGAACCTGCTGCCGTTCCTGGCCGGCCGGCGGCTGCCCGTGCTGGCCATCGCCTACCGGGGCGACCCGGGCGCACCCGTGTCACCGGACGGCCTGGGCCATCTCGGCGACACCGAGTGGCGCGACCTGGACGCGGCCGTCCGGTACGCCGTCGGCGCCGGCGCCGAACGCGTCATCCTGCACGGCTGGTCCACCGGCGCCTCCATGGCGCTGCACGCCGCCGCCAACTCCGTGCACCGGGACCGGATCGCCGGGCTCGTCCTGGACTCCCCGATGCTCGACTGGGAAGCGACCCTGCGCGCGCTCGCGACCGCCCGCCGCACCCCGTCCGTCCTGCTGCCCCTCGCCGTACGCGCCGCCCAGGGCCGCACCGGGCTGCACGGCAACCGGCTCCAGGAGGCCGCCGACCCGGACGCGCTGCGCGTCCCCACGCTGATCTTCCACGGCCCCGACGACCGGCTCGCCCCCTGGGCCCCTTCCCGCGAGCTCGCCGCCCGCCGCCCGGACCTGGTCACCCTCCAGACCGTGCCGGACGCCCCCCACGCGGCCATGTGGAACGCAGACCCCGCCCGCTACGAGGAAGCACTCCGCCGTTTCCTCACCCCCCTGATCTAG
- a CDS encoding inorganic phosphate transporter — protein sequence MENITLLLGIVIITALVFDFTNGFHDTANAMATTISTGALRPKTAVAMSAVLNLVGAFLSIEVAKTISGGIINEAGIRTEVIFAALVGAILWNLLTWLLGLPSSSSHALFGGLIGAAVMSAGFSAVNGGTIVTKVLIPAVAAPVVAGLAAFLATRLTYRIGSRTDDKATSKGYRAGQIASAGLVSLAHGTNDAQKTMGVITLALVTGGVLAPGANPPMWVIVSAGLAIALGTYLGGWRIIRTMGKGLTDLQPQQGFAAQTSAATVILASSHLGFSLSTTQSCSGAVMGAGLGRRGGVVRWSTATRMFVAWGLTLPAAALVGAGAEFLTGQGTWGIAAVALLLLAGSGTIWSLSRRKPVDHTNVTDDEIAATGAGAGSGTDAALDGLKVTIPAPAAPAAATGEPAPAPAATV from the coding sequence ATGGAAAACATCACGCTTCTCCTCGGGATCGTGATCATCACCGCTCTCGTGTTCGACTTCACGAACGGTTTCCACGACACAGCCAACGCGATGGCGACGACCATCTCGACCGGTGCACTCAGACCGAAGACGGCGGTGGCCATGTCCGCCGTGCTCAACCTCGTCGGCGCCTTCCTCTCCATCGAAGTCGCCAAGACGATCTCCGGCGGCATCATCAACGAAGCAGGCATACGCACAGAAGTGATCTTCGCGGCCCTCGTCGGCGCGATTCTGTGGAACCTGCTCACCTGGCTGCTGGGCCTGCCGTCCAGCTCCTCGCACGCGCTTTTCGGCGGCCTCATCGGCGCCGCCGTGATGTCCGCCGGTTTCTCCGCGGTCAACGGCGGCACCATCGTCACCAAGGTCCTGATCCCGGCCGTCGCCGCGCCGGTCGTCGCCGGCCTCGCCGCGTTCCTCGCGACCCGGCTGACGTATCGCATCGGCAGCAGGACCGACGACAAGGCCACGTCCAAGGGCTACCGGGCCGGCCAGATCGCCTCCGCCGGCCTCGTCTCCCTCGCGCACGGCACCAACGACGCGCAGAAGACCATGGGTGTCATCACCCTGGCCCTGGTCACCGGCGGGGTCCTCGCCCCGGGCGCGAACCCCCCGATGTGGGTCATCGTCTCCGCGGGCCTCGCGATCGCCCTCGGTACGTACCTGGGCGGCTGGCGCATCATCCGCACCATGGGCAAGGGCCTGACCGACCTCCAGCCGCAGCAGGGCTTCGCCGCCCAGACCAGCGCCGCGACCGTCATCCTGGCCTCCTCGCACCTGGGCTTCTCGCTCTCCACCACCCAGTCCTGCTCCGGCGCCGTGATGGGCGCGGGACTCGGCCGCAGGGGCGGCGTCGTCCGCTGGTCCACCGCGACCCGGATGTTCGTCGCGTGGGGCCTGACCCTGCCGGCCGCCGCCCTCGTCGGCGCCGGCGCCGAGTTCCTCACCGGTCAGGGCACCTGGGGCATCGCCGCCGTGGCGCTGCTGCTGCTCGCCGGCTCGGGCACCATCTGGTCGCTCTCGCGCCGCAAGCCGGTCGACCACACCAACGTCACGGACGACGAGATCGCCGCGACCGGTGCCGGTGCCGGATCCGGGACCGACGCGGCGCTGGACGGCCTCAAGGTCACCATCCCCGCCCCGGCCGCGCCCGCGGCCGCCACGGGTGAGCCCGCCCCCGCACCCGCCGCCACGGTGTAA